One window of the Osmerus mordax isolate fOsmMor3 chromosome 2, fOsmMor3.pri, whole genome shotgun sequence genome contains the following:
- the zmym2 gene encoding zinc finger MYM-type protein 2 isoform X2: MDGESEPRPSLEEEPMEATPSSEQTTPLDGAQETVATATGEIPRAVSDNDDDVVLVEEAPASPVATPTPSDAPVLVIADSTQPASTRTDAMETATAASPNPSNAAPKAPTEPIVIDDEEDPGHRDSSASVEPTPAGLAEGGTAGLLSSTEPDSEIKIASVTTLGPTPAEGSVTTAPAPEAEGDMNLRITSVTSLQAGGEGLENGLQISSTFSLSTEGAGARSPASFNPGRAGTANQPVQNGETGTHQRPDSWISQSATFPRNQKQTGVDSASPAASLPKPPGPAPSGSQPRVVKVTCANCKKPLRKGQTAYQRKGSTHLFCSTTCLSAFSHKPAPKKSCTMCKKDITTMKGTIVAQVDSSESFQEFCSTGCLGAYENKQNPPKSAIKTKCTVCGKLTEIRHEVSFKNVTHKICSDSCFNRYRMANGLIMNCCEQCGDYLPSRASANHFLLVDGQNKRFCCQNCVKDFKQAHGKLASCSSCKTIIKTGEVTQGLGPSGSMETYCSSACMNKSKVAPVTTILNSEPTCHFCKRSSLPQYQATLPEGNVLSFCSSQCVTKFQNATIQTATNGQAPLSTTNSIQLKCNYCRGSFSLKPETLEWEDKVYQFCSKVCCEDYKKLHCIVTFCHHCQEEKTLHETVQFSGVKRPFCSEGCKLLFKQEFTKRLGLKCVSCNHCSQLCKRGITRQLGGVTRDFCSEACAKKFHDWYHKAARCDCCKVQGNLTEAVQWRAEMKHFCDQHCLLRFYCQQNQPILVTQKGPENTSLEIGIQTQGTKLAMLNQAPVSYAAGGGMLKDVKNKAVLCKPLTLTKATYCKPHMQSKHLQTDADDGVKREYIPVPIPVPVFIPVPMNLYAQLTPTPVTLPVPVPVPIFLPTTLAGAEQIIQTISELKDEVPSDPCEADLLAMAHVIAEDQKPATGSGSPQLPVVPPCSQDVKCVKVKNEKGGGEEVKKEGSNSSSCEQEEEEQEGEEQEGEEQEGEEQEGEEQEEEEQQQQEEEKYEPDLDLEKDFPLASGQQAVQDGVKEEKGPSVPAEKETPGPRPRTRGLKRRAVEAEASTRSPPPPGGSPASCCSLPLKARYGLNAWTRWALASKEPSANGNRKDNPKRALARSSLFSLSVPELNQALARFVSEVRRPNGEHYAPDSLLYLCLGLQQHLQNRGRKDDLFSDPGYQSFGEELNKVLKAWKPSILPDGSHWSRVEEQSLWSCKVLGEHSPPALLRSLVYLNTKYLGLHTPEEHLRLSFSSLYAPDHTDPTTQQTSVCIRTPSRARENSLQAVSKKRKRGDEGGAPENDPDDASGSPAHCPLRKEECQLYELYRSKCPESLRSSSDLFYVLPEEPFSPDRPLWFSSAPLGRRALELLLPRVLLVKEVSRETRPPEEERGGEEE, from the exons ATGGATGGGGAGTCGGAGCCCAGGccctctctggaggaggagcccATGGAAGCCACTCCCTCCTCAGAGCAGACCACACCCCTCGATGGAGCCCAGGAAACGGTTGCCACAGCAACAGGGGAAATCCCCCGGGCCGTGTCGGACAACGATGACGATGTTgtgctggtggaggaggcccCAGCCTCTCCCGTGGCCACACCCACTCCATCTGACGCCCCCGTCCTTGTAATCGCAGACTCCACTCAGCCCGCTTCCACGAGAACAGATGCCATGGAAACCGCGACAGCGGCTTCACCCAACCCCTCTAATGCAGCCCCCAAGGCCCCCACAGAGCCCATTGTCATTGATGACGAGGAGGACCCTGGGCACAGAGACTCGTCCGCCTCAGTAGAGCCCACCCCGGCAGGCCTGGCGGAGGGAGGTACTGCAGGCCTCCTCAGCAGCACAGAGCCAGACTCTGAGATCAAGATCGCCAGCGTCACCACGCTGGGGCCCACCCCCGCCGAGGGAAGCGTAACCACGGCGCCAGCCCCCGAGGCAGAGGGGGACATGAACTTGAGGATCACCAGCGTGACGTCGCTACAGGCCGGGGGAGAAGGGCTGGAGAACGGCCTGCAGATAAGCAGCACCTTCAGCCTGAGCACCGAGGGAGCCGGGGCACGCAGTCCTGCCTCCTTCAACCCCGGCCGCGCTGGCACTGCCAACCAGCCCGTACAGAACGGAGAGACTGGAACGCACCAGAGACctg ATTCCTGGATCTCCCAGTCCGCCACGTTTCCACGGAACCAGAAACAGACGGGTGTGGACTCCGCCTCCCCGGCCGCCTCGCTGCCCAAGCCtcccggccccgccccctcggGCTCACAGCCCCGCGTCGTCAAGGTAACCTGCGCCAACTGCAAGAAGCCTCTGAGGAAAGGCCAGACGGCCTACCAGCGCAAAGGCTCCACCCACCTGTTCTGCTCCACCACCTGCCTCTCCGCCTTCTCACACAAGCCCGCCCCCAAGAAGAGCTGCACCATGTGCAAGAA AGACATCACCACTATGAAGGGCACCATCGTGGCCCAGGTGGACTCCAGTGAGTCCTTCCAGGAGTTCTGCAGTACCGGTTGCTTGGGGGCCTATGAGAACAAGCAGAACCCACCCAAGTCTGCCATCAAAACAAAGTGCACCGTCTGTGGCAAGCTTACTGAG ATCCGTCATGAGGTGAGCTTCAAGAACGTCACGCACAAGATCTGCAGCGACTCCTGCTTCAACCGCTACCGCATGGCCAACGGGCTCATCATGAACTGCTGCGAGCAGTGTGGCGACTACCTGCCCAGCCGCGCTTCCGCAAACCACTTCCTGCTGGTCGACGGACAGAACAAGCGCTTCTGCTGCCAGAACTGTGTCAAGGACTTCAAGCAG GCTCACGGTAAGCTGGCCAGCTGTAGCAGCTGTAAGACCATAATCAAGACCGGGGAGGTGACCCAGGGGCTCGGCCCCAGTGGCTCCATGGAGACCTACTGCTCCTCTGCCTGCATGAACAAGTCCAAGGTGGCCCCCGTCACCACCATCCTCA ACTCAGAGCCCACGTGTCACTTCTGTAAGAGGAGCTCGTTGCCCCAGTACCAGGCCACGCTGCCGGAGGGGAACGTCCTCAGCTTCTGCAGCTCTCAATGTGTCACCAAGTTCCAG aaCGCAACCATTCAGACGGCCACTAACGGACAGGCCCCCCTCTCGACCACCAACAGCATCCAGCTCAAGTGTAACTACTGTCGTGGGTCCTTCAGCCTGAAGCCAGAGACCCTGGAGTGGGAG GACAAGGTGTACCAGTTCTGCAGCAAGGTGTGCTGTGAGGACTACAAGAAGCTGCACTGCATTGTCACCTTCTGCCACCACTGCCAGGAGGAGAAGACCCTGCACGAAACGGTCCAGTTCTCCGGGGTCAAAAGACCCTTCTGCAGCGAGG GCTGCAAGCTGCTGTTCAAGCAGGAGTTCACCAAGCGTCTGGGCCTGAAGTGTGTGTCCTGTAACCACTGCAGCCAGCTGTGTAAGAGGGGCATCACACGCCAGCTGGGGGGGGTCACCAGGGACTTCTGCAGTGAGGCGTGTGCCAAGAAGTTCCATGACTGGTACCACAAG GCGGCGCGCTGCGACTGCTGCAAGGTGCAGGGGAACCTGACGGAGGCAGTCCAGTGGCGGGCGGAGATGAAGCACTTCTGTGACCAGCACTGTCTCCTGAGGTTCTACTGCCAGCAGAACCAGCCCATCCTGGTAACCCAGAAGGGCCCGGAAAACAccagcctgg AGATCGGCATTCAAACACAAGGAACCAAACTGGCG ATGCTGAACCAGGCTCCGGTGTCGTACGCGGCGGGCGGGGGCATGCTGAAGGACGTGAAGAACAAGGCTGTCCTCTGCAAGCCTCTAACCCTCACCAAGGCCACCTACTGCAAGCCTCACATGCAGAGTAAACACCTGCAGACAG ATGCAGACGATGGCGTTAAGAGGGAGTACATTCCGGTGCCCATCCCTGTGCCTGTCTTCATCCCCGTTCCCATGAACCTCTACGCCCAGCTCACCCCCACGCCTGTCACGCTCCCTGTTCCG GTGCCTGTGCCTATCTTCCTGCCCACCACGCTGGCTGGTGCGGAGCAGATTATCCAGACCATCTCAGAGCTGAAGGACGAGGTGCCCTCTGACCCCTGCGAGGCAGACCTCCTCGCCATGGCCCATGTGATAGCAGAAGACCAGAAGCCAGCTACAGGAAGTGGTTCTCCTCAGCTTCCCGTTGTCCCTCCATGCTCTCAAG ATGTCAAGTGTGTGAAGGTGAAGaatgagaaaggaggaggagaagaagtaaagaaagaaggctccaacagcagcagctgtgagcaggaggaggaggagcaggagggggaggagcaggagggggaggagcaggagggggaggagcaggagggggaggagcaggaggaggaggaacagcagcagcaggaggaggagaagtatGAACCGGACCTGGACCTGGAGAAGGACTTCCCTCTAG CGTCGGGACAGCAGGCCGTGCAGGATGgcgtgaaggaggagaagggtccCAGTGTTCCAGCTGAAAAGGAGACCCCCGGACCCCGCCCTCGGACACGG GGACTGAAGAGGCGTGCGGTCGAGGCCGAGGCGTCGACGCGgtccccgccccctccaggcGGCTCGCCGGCATCGTGCTGCTCGCTGCCCCTGAAGGCGCGCTACGGCCTCAATGCCTGGACGCGTTGGGCGCTGGCCTCCAAGGAACCATCTGCCAACGGCAACAGGAAGGACAACCCCAAAC gagCGCTGGCCCGGTCCAGTCTATTCTCCCTGAGCGTCCCGGAGCTCAACCAGGCCCTGGCCCGCTTCGTCAGCGAGGTGCGCCGCCCCAACGGAGAGCACTACGCCCCCGACAGCCTCCTCTACCTCTGCCTCGGTCTCCAGCAG cacCTTCAGAACCGCGGGAGGAAGGATGACCTGTTCAGTGACCCCGGCTACCAGAGCTTTGGAGAGGAGCTCAACAAGGTCCTGAAGGCCTGGAAGCCCAGTATACTGCCTGATG gctccCACTGGAGCCgtgtggaggagcagagctTGTGGAGCTGCAAGGTGTTGGGGGAGcacagccccccagccctgctgcgCTCCCTGGTCTACCTCAACACCAAGTACCTGGGCCTGCACACCCCTGAGGAGCACCTGCGGCTGTCCTTCAGCAGCCTGTACGCCCCAGACCACACCGACCCCACCACACAGCAGACCTCGGTCTGCATCCGGACTCCCTCCAGAGCCCGGGAGAACAGCc TACAAGCAGTGtccaagaagaggaagagaggagacgagggcgGAGCCCCAGAGAACGACCCGGACGACGCCTCGGGAAGCCCCGCCCACTGTCCCCTCAGGAAGGAAGAGTGTCAGCTATATGAGCTCTACCGCTCCAAGTG CCCGGAGTCTCTGAGGTCCAGTTCTGATTTGTTCTACGTTCTACCAGAGGAGCCCTTCAGCCCGGACCGCCCCCTCTGGTTCAGCTCCGCCCCGCTGGGACGCCGAGCCCTGGAGCTCCTACTCCCCCGTGTGCTCTTGGTGAAGGAGGTCAGCAGAGAGACACGCCCCccggaggaggaaagagggggggaggaggagtaa
- the zmym2 gene encoding zinc finger MYM-type protein 2 isoform X1, whose amino-acid sequence MDGESEPRPSLEEEPMEATPSSEQTTPLDGAQETVATATGEIPRAVSDNDDDVVLVEEAPASPVATPTPSDAPVLVIADSTQPASTRTDAMETATAASPNPSNAAPKAPTEPIVIDDEEDPGHRDSSASVEPTPAGLAEGGTAGLLSSTEPDSEIKIASVTTLGPTPAEGSVTTAPAPEAEGDMNLRITSVTSLQAGGEGLENGLQISSTFSLSTEGAGARSPASFNPGRAGTANQPVQNGETGTHQRPDSWISQSATFPRNQKQTGVDSASPAASLPKPPGPAPSGSQPRVVKVTCANCKKPLRKGQTAYQRKGSTHLFCSTTCLSAFSHKPAPKKSCTMCKKDITTMKGTIVAQVDSSESFQEFCSTGCLGAYENKQNPPKSAIKTKCTVCGKLTEIRHEVSFKNVTHKICSDSCFNRYRMANGLIMNCCEQCGDYLPSRASANHFLLVDGQNKRFCCQNCVKDFKQAHGKLASCSSCKTIIKTGEVTQGLGPSGSMETYCSSACMNKSKVAPVTTILSESAAGVPLSTHLSGNDSEPTCHFCKRSSLPQYQATLPEGNVLSFCSSQCVTKFQNATIQTATNGQAPLSTTNSIQLKCNYCRGSFSLKPETLEWEDKVYQFCSKVCCEDYKKLHCIVTFCHHCQEEKTLHETVQFSGVKRPFCSEGCKLLFKQEFTKRLGLKCVSCNHCSQLCKRGITRQLGGVTRDFCSEACAKKFHDWYHKAARCDCCKVQGNLTEAVQWRAEMKHFCDQHCLLRFYCQQNQPILVTQKGPENTSLEIGIQTQGTKLAMLNQAPVSYAAGGGMLKDVKNKAVLCKPLTLTKATYCKPHMQSKHLQTDADDGVKREYIPVPIPVPVFIPVPMNLYAQLTPTPVTLPVPVPVPIFLPTTLAGAEQIIQTISELKDEVPSDPCEADLLAMAHVIAEDQKPATGSGSPQLPVVPPCSQDVKCVKVKNEKGGGEEVKKEGSNSSSCEQEEEEQEGEEQEGEEQEGEEQEGEEQEEEEQQQQEEEKYEPDLDLEKDFPLASGQQAVQDGVKEEKGPSVPAEKETPGPRPRTRGLKRRAVEAEASTRSPPPPGGSPASCCSLPLKARYGLNAWTRWALASKEPSANGNRKDNPKRALARSSLFSLSVPELNQALARFVSEVRRPNGEHYAPDSLLYLCLGLQQHLQNRGRKDDLFSDPGYQSFGEELNKVLKAWKPSILPDGSHWSRVEEQSLWSCKVLGEHSPPALLRSLVYLNTKYLGLHTPEEHLRLSFSSLYAPDHTDPTTQQTSVCIRTPSRARENSLQAVSKKRKRGDEGGAPENDPDDASGSPAHCPLRKEECQLYELYRSKCPESLRSSSDLFYVLPEEPFSPDRPLWFSSAPLGRRALELLLPRVLLVKEVSRETRPPEEERGGEEE is encoded by the exons ATGGATGGGGAGTCGGAGCCCAGGccctctctggaggaggagcccATGGAAGCCACTCCCTCCTCAGAGCAGACCACACCCCTCGATGGAGCCCAGGAAACGGTTGCCACAGCAACAGGGGAAATCCCCCGGGCCGTGTCGGACAACGATGACGATGTTgtgctggtggaggaggcccCAGCCTCTCCCGTGGCCACACCCACTCCATCTGACGCCCCCGTCCTTGTAATCGCAGACTCCACTCAGCCCGCTTCCACGAGAACAGATGCCATGGAAACCGCGACAGCGGCTTCACCCAACCCCTCTAATGCAGCCCCCAAGGCCCCCACAGAGCCCATTGTCATTGATGACGAGGAGGACCCTGGGCACAGAGACTCGTCCGCCTCAGTAGAGCCCACCCCGGCAGGCCTGGCGGAGGGAGGTACTGCAGGCCTCCTCAGCAGCACAGAGCCAGACTCTGAGATCAAGATCGCCAGCGTCACCACGCTGGGGCCCACCCCCGCCGAGGGAAGCGTAACCACGGCGCCAGCCCCCGAGGCAGAGGGGGACATGAACTTGAGGATCACCAGCGTGACGTCGCTACAGGCCGGGGGAGAAGGGCTGGAGAACGGCCTGCAGATAAGCAGCACCTTCAGCCTGAGCACCGAGGGAGCCGGGGCACGCAGTCCTGCCTCCTTCAACCCCGGCCGCGCTGGCACTGCCAACCAGCCCGTACAGAACGGAGAGACTGGAACGCACCAGAGACctg ATTCCTGGATCTCCCAGTCCGCCACGTTTCCACGGAACCAGAAACAGACGGGTGTGGACTCCGCCTCCCCGGCCGCCTCGCTGCCCAAGCCtcccggccccgccccctcggGCTCACAGCCCCGCGTCGTCAAGGTAACCTGCGCCAACTGCAAGAAGCCTCTGAGGAAAGGCCAGACGGCCTACCAGCGCAAAGGCTCCACCCACCTGTTCTGCTCCACCACCTGCCTCTCCGCCTTCTCACACAAGCCCGCCCCCAAGAAGAGCTGCACCATGTGCAAGAA AGACATCACCACTATGAAGGGCACCATCGTGGCCCAGGTGGACTCCAGTGAGTCCTTCCAGGAGTTCTGCAGTACCGGTTGCTTGGGGGCCTATGAGAACAAGCAGAACCCACCCAAGTCTGCCATCAAAACAAAGTGCACCGTCTGTGGCAAGCTTACTGAG ATCCGTCATGAGGTGAGCTTCAAGAACGTCACGCACAAGATCTGCAGCGACTCCTGCTTCAACCGCTACCGCATGGCCAACGGGCTCATCATGAACTGCTGCGAGCAGTGTGGCGACTACCTGCCCAGCCGCGCTTCCGCAAACCACTTCCTGCTGGTCGACGGACAGAACAAGCGCTTCTGCTGCCAGAACTGTGTCAAGGACTTCAAGCAG GCTCACGGTAAGCTGGCCAGCTGTAGCAGCTGTAAGACCATAATCAAGACCGGGGAGGTGACCCAGGGGCTCGGCCCCAGTGGCTCCATGGAGACCTACTGCTCCTCTGCCTGCATGAACAAGTCCAAGGTGGCCCCCGTCACCACCATCCTCAGTGAGTCTGCGGCTGGGGTCCCACTCAGCACCCACCTCAGTGGAAATG ACTCAGAGCCCACGTGTCACTTCTGTAAGAGGAGCTCGTTGCCCCAGTACCAGGCCACGCTGCCGGAGGGGAACGTCCTCAGCTTCTGCAGCTCTCAATGTGTCACCAAGTTCCAG aaCGCAACCATTCAGACGGCCACTAACGGACAGGCCCCCCTCTCGACCACCAACAGCATCCAGCTCAAGTGTAACTACTGTCGTGGGTCCTTCAGCCTGAAGCCAGAGACCCTGGAGTGGGAG GACAAGGTGTACCAGTTCTGCAGCAAGGTGTGCTGTGAGGACTACAAGAAGCTGCACTGCATTGTCACCTTCTGCCACCACTGCCAGGAGGAGAAGACCCTGCACGAAACGGTCCAGTTCTCCGGGGTCAAAAGACCCTTCTGCAGCGAGG GCTGCAAGCTGCTGTTCAAGCAGGAGTTCACCAAGCGTCTGGGCCTGAAGTGTGTGTCCTGTAACCACTGCAGCCAGCTGTGTAAGAGGGGCATCACACGCCAGCTGGGGGGGGTCACCAGGGACTTCTGCAGTGAGGCGTGTGCCAAGAAGTTCCATGACTGGTACCACAAG GCGGCGCGCTGCGACTGCTGCAAGGTGCAGGGGAACCTGACGGAGGCAGTCCAGTGGCGGGCGGAGATGAAGCACTTCTGTGACCAGCACTGTCTCCTGAGGTTCTACTGCCAGCAGAACCAGCCCATCCTGGTAACCCAGAAGGGCCCGGAAAACAccagcctgg AGATCGGCATTCAAACACAAGGAACCAAACTGGCG ATGCTGAACCAGGCTCCGGTGTCGTACGCGGCGGGCGGGGGCATGCTGAAGGACGTGAAGAACAAGGCTGTCCTCTGCAAGCCTCTAACCCTCACCAAGGCCACCTACTGCAAGCCTCACATGCAGAGTAAACACCTGCAGACAG ATGCAGACGATGGCGTTAAGAGGGAGTACATTCCGGTGCCCATCCCTGTGCCTGTCTTCATCCCCGTTCCCATGAACCTCTACGCCCAGCTCACCCCCACGCCTGTCACGCTCCCTGTTCCG GTGCCTGTGCCTATCTTCCTGCCCACCACGCTGGCTGGTGCGGAGCAGATTATCCAGACCATCTCAGAGCTGAAGGACGAGGTGCCCTCTGACCCCTGCGAGGCAGACCTCCTCGCCATGGCCCATGTGATAGCAGAAGACCAGAAGCCAGCTACAGGAAGTGGTTCTCCTCAGCTTCCCGTTGTCCCTCCATGCTCTCAAG ATGTCAAGTGTGTGAAGGTGAAGaatgagaaaggaggaggagaagaagtaaagaaagaaggctccaacagcagcagctgtgagcaggaggaggaggagcaggagggggaggagcaggagggggaggagcaggagggggaggagcaggagggggaggagcaggaggaggaggaacagcagcagcaggaggaggagaagtatGAACCGGACCTGGACCTGGAGAAGGACTTCCCTCTAG CGTCGGGACAGCAGGCCGTGCAGGATGgcgtgaaggaggagaagggtccCAGTGTTCCAGCTGAAAAGGAGACCCCCGGACCCCGCCCTCGGACACGG GGACTGAAGAGGCGTGCGGTCGAGGCCGAGGCGTCGACGCGgtccccgccccctccaggcGGCTCGCCGGCATCGTGCTGCTCGCTGCCCCTGAAGGCGCGCTACGGCCTCAATGCCTGGACGCGTTGGGCGCTGGCCTCCAAGGAACCATCTGCCAACGGCAACAGGAAGGACAACCCCAAAC gagCGCTGGCCCGGTCCAGTCTATTCTCCCTGAGCGTCCCGGAGCTCAACCAGGCCCTGGCCCGCTTCGTCAGCGAGGTGCGCCGCCCCAACGGAGAGCACTACGCCCCCGACAGCCTCCTCTACCTCTGCCTCGGTCTCCAGCAG cacCTTCAGAACCGCGGGAGGAAGGATGACCTGTTCAGTGACCCCGGCTACCAGAGCTTTGGAGAGGAGCTCAACAAGGTCCTGAAGGCCTGGAAGCCCAGTATACTGCCTGATG gctccCACTGGAGCCgtgtggaggagcagagctTGTGGAGCTGCAAGGTGTTGGGGGAGcacagccccccagccctgctgcgCTCCCTGGTCTACCTCAACACCAAGTACCTGGGCCTGCACACCCCTGAGGAGCACCTGCGGCTGTCCTTCAGCAGCCTGTACGCCCCAGACCACACCGACCCCACCACACAGCAGACCTCGGTCTGCATCCGGACTCCCTCCAGAGCCCGGGAGAACAGCc TACAAGCAGTGtccaagaagaggaagagaggagacgagggcgGAGCCCCAGAGAACGACCCGGACGACGCCTCGGGAAGCCCCGCCCACTGTCCCCTCAGGAAGGAAGAGTGTCAGCTATATGAGCTCTACCGCTCCAAGTG CCCGGAGTCTCTGAGGTCCAGTTCTGATTTGTTCTACGTTCTACCAGAGGAGCCCTTCAGCCCGGACCGCCCCCTCTGGTTCAGCTCCGCCCCGCTGGGACGCCGAGCCCTGGAGCTCCTACTCCCCCGTGTGCTCTTGGTGAAGGAGGTCAGCAGAGAGACACGCCCCccggaggaggaaagagggggggaggaggagtaa
- the gja3 gene encoding gap junction alpha-3 protein, which produces MGDWSFLGRLLENAQEHSTVIGKVWLTVLFIFRILVLGAAAEEVWGDEQSDFTCNTQQPGCENVCYDEAFPISHIRFWVLQIIFVSTPTLIYLGHVLHIVRMEEKHREKEEELRKAHRLQEEKELLYRDGGGDGRGGGDAGGGGGGGKGKGGKKVKPPIRDEHGKIRIRGALLRTYVFNIIFKTLFEVGFILGQYLLYGFQLRPLYKCARWPCPNTVDCFISRPTEKTIFIIFMLVVACVSLLLNLLEIYHLGWKKVKQGMASECALDQESLHRSPVCPDSASRTAPAPLSPPPNYASVPAGSGVFLAPVAPLQDELTEPGSAFYISSNNHRLAAQQNWANMATEQQTREMNASSSSSSSSSSSSGNEPPPGGAPPIPFPSSAPTCPSSAPTPCPSSAPTPCPSSAPTPCPSSNPTPCPSSAPSSSPTPTPCPGSSVGSLSGGKSEREDSPLTTTVQMHQPPVYVAADPRRLSRASKSSSIRARPNDLAV; this is translated from the coding sequence ATGGGTGACTGGAGCTTCCTGGGACGGCTGCTGGAGAACGCCCAGGAGCATTCGACAGTTATCGGCAAGGTGTGGTTGACGGTCCTCTTCATCTTCCGTATCCTGGTGTTGGGGGCTGCAgcggaggaggtgtggggcgaCGAGCAGTCCGACTTTACCTGCAACACGCAGCAGCCCGGATGCGAGAACGTCTGCTACGACGAGGCGTTCCCCATCTCCCACATTCGCTTCTGGGTGTTGCAGATCATCTTCGTGTCCACGCCCACGCTCATCTACCTGGGCCACGTCCTGCACATCGTCCGTATGGAGGAGAAGCaccgggagaaggaggaggagctgcgcAAGGCCCACAGGCtccaggaggagaaagaactcCTAtacagagatgggggaggggacggaagggggggtggggacgcagggggcggagggggcggagggaaaGGCAAAGGAGGTAAGAAGGTGAAGCCGCCCATCAGGGATGAGCATGGCAAGATTCGCATCCGAGGTGCATTGCTGCGCACGTACGTGTTCAATATTATATTCAAAACCCTGTTTGAAGTGGGGTTCATTTTAGGTCAGTATTTGCTCTATGGCTTCCAGCTAAGGCCCCTATACAAGTGTGCCCGGTGGCCCTGCCCTAACACCGTGGACTGCTTTATATCTCGGCCCACTGAAAAGACCATTTTTATCATATTTATGCTTGTGGTGGCTTGCGTGTCTCTTTTGCTGAATTTGTTAGAGATTTATCACCTGGGATGGAAGAAGGTTAAACAGGGGATGGCAAGTGAGTGTGCCCTCGACCAGGAGTCTCTGCACCGCTCTCCTGTGTGCCCTGACTCTGCCTCCAGaactgcccctgcccccctcagccccccccccaactatGCCAGCGTGCCGGCAGGGAGCGGGGTGTTCCTGGCACCTGTGGCCCCCCTGCAGGACGAGCTGACAGAGCCTGGCTCCGCCTTCTACATCAGCAGCAACAACCACAGGCTGGCCGCGCAGCAGAACTGGGCCAACATGGCCACTGAGCAGCAGACTCGGGAGATGaacgcctcttcctcctcctcctcctcctcctcctcctccagtggcAATGAGCCGCCTCCTGGCGgggccccccccatcccctttcCTAGCTCCGCCCCCACCTGTCCTAGCTCCGCCCCCACCCCTTGCCCCagctccgcccccaccccctgccctagctccgcccccaccccctgccccagctCTAACCCCACCCCTTGCCCTAGCTCCGCCCcaagctcctcccccacccccacaccttgCCCCGGCTCCAGCGTTGGCAGCCTGAGTGGTGGAAAGAGCGAGCGGGAGGAcagccccctcaccaccaccgtTCAGATGCACCAACCCCCGGTCTACGTGGCAGCAGACCCTCGCAGGCTGAGCAGAGCCAGCAAGAGCAGCAGCATCAGGGCCAGGCCCAATGACCTGGCTGTGTAG